In Daphnia magna isolate NIES linkage group LG7, ASM2063170v1.1, whole genome shotgun sequence, a single genomic region encodes these proteins:
- the LOC116926386 gene encoding uncharacterized protein LOC116926386 isoform X3, whose translation MSTTFCEKSASESIQHTMTSKEKEGLTAKDFYEGLKSCLNNSEKTYKEKIYAVSTAWETLASSNDQSSPAIRYLYRDTIMLVLQSEWGKLKSVSKTHLKVTLQNAVANLFNTHACNLCQRALRVVTDPWNHPVVIKIINDLPIGEFEGRDFFLTEMPILLTSRLDRLCWEDKCKDLALKLVTFCRKSFQDSRCLLEPVCSLVCQQLWLDLHVTLLYICNEKDDFVVMLERHFPEGYGLVNRLIRRTSESYGKSKENSGINRIWREHGKDTAEFASQCLISTALIVCPPPNSLSSLAIQFVNLQKATGKSNQDITTKLHKLISNNQGKKIVTPAHLYVLGATLSDTFPDDFRAFGVELYIKAVAADLNNLESQKLNQNGEEIKIAEIGLAVAFSKLAEFVRANLRICREIALTAFSLHPTKERFNKLVELVLEQVAKEKSESAIREEGPSTLIKSPCGIVEKEIKIASNFPLEKETQLPYSDSDATALGLSEPVIRDLASIVHSVRWDVLTWKNGWKELEPLCRRYMVDQENMRSVTKELLFLKVDYNQFKDMPRQERDENWGIEKGYEKCLESKARFRKHSRCKRKIKRKPQFRTKMGLVARKKSLKSRSFSHGRPKQKIVTKRKLWMHQATESAASSTAVESDVDSQEGNTTPEISMISGGVKRSARIKTKKLRNARLLQESTSLVKRLREIRLKPENMELWPDLCLAAGTSQSTLCDLAEVPRESKQDCSGSVYGNDTNHFAPMLSTLDLQPRVLLTRISIPSKSNERAEASGNYIPFCDSDIDEFHSPAGTTVTNNTNQNSVKEIENSVANMMELKSFTENVFQERYNELSCSTPRIDSLNGKGTEARGTVQEQEEPSSSTFNSLLSLHDDFGDSARSTGDIHSTPFTSFPDFATCYPDPLLLSSPSLVSFSLSPFQSEGDSCGDVLQLDTAELASVDHQLRKRSINSSSSDCQDDLSFLTPLPISANFPSEDDMEACPPLFLLDVPPSEQHQTSEESHPVPEKRLKLDSTASESDGAPVLLPCSPRPTQLRKQRKRQWCPNCGFPISDSSRNKCENQNEPKSSAEPFLPNKPSGNREHLLEDCKKIQNSNQGILAWIKWLQLELNHGESCNSTVVTEYGRAQKESSSNLLEDLNVLIAQLCEKSKETKAAYGMACDYLQLYFRAPLPPASNDRSLSNLFDWFRLLIFQPEALSDQTNKSYVNVFAFLISLLSEEQPNHRICNRLDMLEHNFASTGRSSEENIREENSK comes from the exons ATGTCTACTACATTTTGTGAAAAATCAGCGAGTGAAAGCATTCAACACACAATGACCTCGAAGGAAAAAGAGGGTCTAACAGCGAAGGATTTTTATGAG GGCCTGAAATCATGTCTTAACAATTCTGAAAAGAcatataaggaaaaaatttatgcAGTCAGTACTGCTTGGGAAACATTAGCTTCCTCTAATGATCAGTCTTCACCTGCAATTCGGTATTTATACAG GGATACTATTATGCTTGTTTTACAATCTGAATGGGGAAAACTTAAATCTGTCAGCAAAACCCATTTAAAGGTCACCCTTCAAAACGCAGTGGCGAATTTGTTCAATACGCATGCTTGTAACCTGTGCCAACGAGCATTACGTGTTGTAACCGACCCATGGAATCACCCGGTGGTGATCAAAATTATCAATGACTTGCCCATCGGCGAGTTTGAAG GTCGCGATTTTTTCCTGACAGAAATGCCGATTTTATTAACTTCTCGGCTAGACAGGTTATGCTGGGAAGATAAGTGTAAAGACCTTGCACTAAAGTTAGTTACTTTTTGTAGAAAAAGTTTCCAGGATTCGCGATGTTTGCTGGAGCCTGTCTGTTCATTGGTTTGCCAGCAGCTTTGGCTAGATTTACATGTGACTCTTCTTTACATTTGCAACGAAAAAGATGATTTTGTAGTTATGTTAGAACGCCATTTTCCGGAAGGCTATGGCTTAGTTAATCGGCTTATTAGGAGAACGTCGGAAAGTTATgggaaaagcaaagaaaatagTGGTATTAACCGAATCTGGAGAGAGCATGGTAAAGACACTGCTGAGTTTGCTAGTCAGTGTCTAATCAGCACCGCCTTGATCGTATGCCCACCACCAAACAGCCTCTCGTCATTAGCTATCCAATTCGTAAATCTGCAGAAAGCGACTGGGAAATCCAATCAAGATATTACAACCAAATTGCACAAGTTGATAAGCAACAATCAAGGGAAGAAAATAGTGACACCTGCTCATTTGTACGTCCTCGGCGCAACTCTGTCTGACACG TTTCCGGATGACTTCAGAGCATTTGGTGTCGAACTTTACATCAAAGCGGTGGCTGCTGATCTCAACAACCTCGAAAGCCAAAAGTTAAATCAAAACGGAGAAGAAATCAAAATTGCAGAGATAGGTTTGGCTGTAGCATTTTCCAAACTTGCCGAGTTCGTGCGTGCTAACTTGAGAATCTGCAGAGAAATTGCTTTGACAGCTTTCTCACTTCACCCTACGAAGGAGCGGTTCAATAAGCTGGTAGAACTGGTACTTGAACAAGTCGCCAAAGAAAAGTCGGAATCTGCCATCAGAGAAGAAGGTCCAAGTACTTTAATAAAGAGCCCCTGTGGAATAGTTGAAAAGGAGATCAAAATCGCAAGCAACTTTCCCCTAGAGAAGGAAACCCAATTACCCTATTCGGATTCGGATGCCACTGCATTGGGTCTTTCGGAACCCGTTATCCGTGACCTCGCTAGTATAGTGCACAGTGTTCGGTGGGACGTTCTAACCTGGAAAAATGGATGGAAAGAATTGGAACCCCTCTGTCGGCGGTACATGGTTGATCAGGAGAATATGCGTTCCGTTACGAAAGAACTGCTTTTTCTAAAAGTCGACTACAATCAGTTTAAAGACATGCCTCGGCAGGAACGCGACGAGAATTGGGGTATTGAAAAGGGCTATGAAAAGTGTCTAGAATCAAAGGCACGATTCCGAAAGCATTCCCGTTgcaaacgaaaaataaaacgaaagcCTCAATTTCGAACTAAAATGGGACTAGTAGCAAGAAAGAAGTCACTCAAGTCTAGGTCTTTTTCACATGGCCGACCGAAGCAAAAAATCGTCACAAAGAGAAAGCTTTGGATGCATCAAGCGACCGAGTCAGCCGCATCTTCTACTGCTGTAGAAAGTGATGTCGACTCACAGGAAGGCAACACAACTCCTGAAATCAGCATGATATCAGGAGGTGTGAAGCGGTCTGCGAGAATCAAAACCAAAAAG cTCCGGAATGCCAGATTACTTCAAGAATCAACCTCCTTAGTGAAAAGATTGCGTGAAATCCGATTGAAACCTGAAAATATGGAACTATGGCCAGATCTTTGTCTGGCTGCAGGAACTAGTCAATCTACTCTTTGCGATTTGGCAGAAGTGCCTAGGGAAAGCAAGCAGGATTGTTCAGGATCTGTATATGGAAACGATACGAATCACTTTGCTCCAATGCTCAGTACACTGGATCTACAACCCCGAGTCCTTCTAACAAGAATTTCGATCCCCAGCAAAAGTAACGAGCGTGCAGAGGCCTCGGGAAATTACATACCTTTTTGTGATTCCGATATTGATGAATTTCATTCGCCTGCAGGAACTACGGTAACAAACAATACAAATCAAAATTCTGTCAAG GAGATTGAAAATTCCGTCGCAAATATGATGGAATTAAAAAGTTTTACTGAAAACGTTTTTCAAGAAAGGTACAACGAGTTGTCCTGTAGTACACCTCGAATTGATAGCCTCAACGGAAAGGGTACCGAGGCCAGGGGCACCGTGCAAGAGCAAGAAGAGCCTTCATCAAGTACTTTTAATTCACTCTTATCTTTGCATGATGACTTCGGCGATTCAGCACGTTCCACTGGTGATATCCATTCAACGCCATTCACAAGCTTTCCTGATTTTGCTACGTGTTATCCAGATCCACTGCTTCTGTCCTCGCCTTCGTTAGTTAGCTTTTCTCTATCTCCCTTTCAGTCGGAGGGCGATAGTTGCGGTGACGTTTTACAGCTTGATACAGCCGAATTGGCTTCCGTAGATCATCAGCTACGGAAACGTTCAATCAATTCATCGTCTTCTGATTGCCAGGATGATCTCTCGTTTCTCACGCCCTTGCCTATCTCCGCAAATTTTCCCAGCGAAGATGACATGGAAGCTTGCCCACCCCTGTTTCTACTGGACGTTCCACCAAGCGAGCAACATCAAACGAGTGAGGAATCGCATCCGGTACCAGAAAAGCGTCTCAAACTGGACTCGACGGCCAGCGAAAGTGATGGTGCACCTGTGCTTCTGCCATGTTCGCCTCGTCCGACCCAGCTACgcaaaca AAGGAAACGACAGTGGTGCCCAAATTGTGGTTTTCCTATATCTGATAGTAGCCGAAACAAATGTGAGAATCAGAATGAGCCCAAGTCGTCTGCCGAACCTTTCTTACCAAATAAACCTTCTGGTAACCGTGAACATCTTTTGGAAgactgtaaaaaaattcagaacTCCAATCAAGGAATTCTTGCTTGGATAAAGTGGCTGCAGTTGGAATTAAATCATGGGGAATCGTGTAACAGTACAGTCGTTACTGAATATGGAAGGGCTCAGAAAGAATCCAGTTCAAATCTGCTTGAAGATCTCAATGTTCTTATAGCCca GCTGTGTGAAAAATCTAAAGAGACTAAAGCCGCCTATGGAATGGCTTGTGATTACCTTCAGTTGTACTTCAGGGCTCCATTACCACCAGCGTCAAATGATAGATCATTATCAAACCTGTTCGACTGGTTTCGACTTCTCATTTTTCAACCAGAAGCCCTTTCGgatcaaacaaataaat CTTATGTTAACGTCTTTGCGTTCCTAATTTCATTGTTAAGCGAAGAACAACCCAACCATAGGATATGTAATCGTCTTGACATGCTTGAACACAACTTTGCGAGTACTGGACGGAGTAGCGAAGAGAATATTAGAGAAGAAAACAGTAAATAA